In Strigops habroptila isolate Jane chromosome 4, bStrHab1.2.pri, whole genome shotgun sequence, a single genomic region encodes these proteins:
- the SIVA1 gene encoding apoptosis regulatory protein Siva, with product MPKRSCPFGEAAPLQLKTRVGLRELSRGVRGEEYCREVFERTRRLLFRGAQAYMEGAWPASPAAVTRSPEPGGEAQDGSAGRRWSGQLLIGQDGKLLRRPVAAGKAPVGASKACSSCVRTADVKEACTQCDQFVCQNCSSLCSCCNTVICSLCSTLDYGDVGEQVLCNGCSIFQV from the exons ATGCCGAAGCGCTCCTGCCCCTTCGGGGAGGCGGCCCCGCTCCAGCTGAAAACACGCGTGGGGCTGCGTGAGCTGAGCCGCGGCGTGCGGGGCGAGGAGTACTGCCGGGAGGTGTTCG AGAGGACCCGGCGGCTGCTCTTCAGGGGCGCTCAGGCGTACATGGAAGGAGCCTGGCCCGCCAGCCCCGCCGCGGTGACCCGCTCGCCGGAGCCGGGCGGGGAGGCCCAGGACGGCAGCGCGGGGCGCCGCTGGAGCGGGCAGCTGCTCATCGGCCAGGACGGGAAACTGCTGAGGCGCCCCGTCGCCGCGGGGAAGG CACCCGTGGGAGCTTCCAAAGCCTGCTCGTCGTGTGTGAGAACTGCTGATGTCAAGGAAGCATGTACGCAGTGCGACCAGTTTGTCTGCCAGaactgcagcagcctctgcagctgctgtaaCACAGTGATCTGTTCTTTGTGCTCCACTCTTGA TTATGGTGATGTGGGAGAGCAAGTTCTCTGCAATGGTTGTTCGATATTTCAAGTCTGA